The Arvicola amphibius chromosome 6, mArvAmp1.2, whole genome shotgun sequence DNA window CCTCAGTGCGGGCTCAGTGTTTCCAGGTCTGAGTCCTGCAGTTTGAATTTTAAGCAAAAAGACCAAGGTCACAAGCCATTCCCTGTCcactgcctcccccccccccccccccccccgactcatGCATTATTCCTACCTAAGGGTAGATGCTGGTGAGTCTACACTGTACTCTGCCTTCTGGGAGGGGGGGAGCCACTACCCAGGCCTGTTCTCCCCTCGCCCCTCCCCTGCTTTGCCTTTGCCAGGAAGGAACTTTTGAACTGCAAGGtcatttgtctctttctctcccaccccacccacctggACGGCAGCAGTTCCCCAGCTCCCTCCCCTCCACGGCTTCTGCCGCAGCCTTTGGCTCAGTGGAGCTTGCTGCAGAGGCTGCAGCACAGGCTGGGGGCAcactggaggagaaaggaaggagccagCAGTAACCCTGCAGTGTCTGACCTGGGTTCAACCCGCAGGAGGCCCTGACCCCCTTCCCCCAGTCACAGAAGCCCTGGGGCCCTCAGGGGGCTCTCCTGCTGTGGCAGCAGGGGCTGTGGGTGTGACCTTGGTGAGGTCACCTGCTGCAGTGTGGCAGTGACTCTAGATGGCTGGCGGAGGAGTCAGTCTTTAACACCAGAGGTTCAGTAGTCTGTGTTCTGGGTTTGAAGCAGCCTCTGGATCATCAGAACCCAAGCCTCCAGCCATTGTGTTCCTCATCCTCTCAGTGCCCAGGTCTCAGGAATTGGCCTCCCTCATTACCTTGTATTTGTGGACACTCCATACCAACCCAGCGTCCCTCTGCACAGGGCACTCCCTGAGGCTGTCTCTCCTGGGCAGGGTCTCTATCCAGGCTCTACGGAGAGGATGCCTGAGTTAGTGACTGCCCTGTGCCTCTCACCAAGGGACCAGAACAGCCCGAGTAACACCATTTGTCCTGCTTTCCTTCACCCTTGTGACCCATCTGCTGTGCTGTCTGCAGGCTGAGCAGGAGCGGCTGCATCCTCCTGTGCAGAGGGAGGGCGACGGGGAGGGGGAGACGGGGAGAAGCAGCCTGCAGTCAGTCTCTCCCCTGCTCCGCTCTTACCGTCTTTATTTCTAGCGGTCCCAGAAGACATTGGTAGGGACTGCTGCTGGCTTCTAGTAGTTTTTCCTTTGGTTCGTTAAAGTATCTATTTTAGCTGGGAAACCCGGCTCTCCCAAAGCACCAAAGCAGTGGGAGGGGGTATTAGCTCATTTCTGGAGGCTTGACCCTTAGCTCACCTTCTATAGTGCTAAGAGCCTGGTAGTGTTCTCTGGGTGTTTTTCTGTATTAAATTAGATAATATCCATGGGCGTAATTAACAAATAGAGATGCTCTTCAAGTTTACCAGGAGAGGAAAGATCTTAAAATGCCTGTTCCAGCCAAGGTTGGCTTAATGTGCAACAACCTGAGATTGGTCTAGAATGCCCTTGTCCTTTCGTAGTGAGCCCCATCTACCTTTCCATATATTGATAATCTGCgtaatatatttttaacagcTCTATATTTTGTTCAGTTCTATTTATATCACAGAATATGTAGTTTAAATTCTATAACTAGGCATTTTGGCTGTTTCCAGTTTTTGCTATTTTAAACAGtactttctgaatttttttctgagatcaGATTCACATTCTGTAAAATTCACAACTTAAACTTTGTGACTCAGTATGTTTTAGTACTTTGCAATATTGCGCAGCTCCTCTCTACTTCTAGAACATTTATGATCTTAACTATTTCTCCTCTGGTATATTTCCACAGTGGGGTCCCTGGGATGCTGAGCAGTTTGGAGCCATCTTCCTTCCCTTAGACTGAGCAGGATGACAGAGGACAAAGTCATGATCCACCCTGGACTCGCACAGTTAGGAGCTGAGTTCACAGGGTCTTTCTTTGAGTTGGCCATATTGCTTGCCCTTTCTCTTTTCAACAATGTGGATTTTAGCTGGTGACCTTTAACCTAGGAAAGGATGCATAAAGCCAATACAGACCCCCTTTAGAGGAAAGAAACATCAGTCCCTGACAACCGGCAGTTCCTGGACAAGTCAGCACACTGAGCACCATGGGAGCGCCAGTGCCTGGCTTTCCACCTGCTGCTCAGCTGCTGAGCCCCGTACACGGTCTCTTTCTCGTTCATGTGTGGCTCTGGCCACAGCCCTGCTCCTTCGTAGCTGACCACACTGGGAGCAGAGACACAAGACCACGAGGCTATGGGTTGTGCTAAGACAGGCACACCCCTGAGCCtgcaatgaagaaataaagtcaGCTCTCTTCCACTCGGCAGGTAGTGAACCCCAGGCAAACAATCTCCCAGAATCCAGAAGCGGGTGGATAAAAATAGGAAAGGGGCCACTCGGGGATTTAGGAAATTAATGAATAGTAAGCAGAAAGTGGGCTTTTAAGGACACCGGTGCTCTCTCCATCAAAAATGCATCGTTCTTAAAGCCGTAACCACCCTCGCCCTGCTTCAATCTGCTCTAATTCATTGATTTTATCAGGTACGGGTTTTCATGTTTGAGCATCTCTGAAGCTGGGCTTGCCATCGAGGGTGCCAGGCTGAGCCAGCAGCCAGCTTCTTCCTGAGGCTATAATTAGCGGGGTTCAAATCTCGGGCTTGGCGAAGTCTGTTGTTGCCTCACCTTGTACCTCCAGTGACCCTTCAGGGATGACCACCAGAAGCCACGCCAGCACTCTTCAGAATCAGCGATTTTAAATGGACATTATTGTGGTGTCCTTGCACTTTTCTCATAAAATGCCagctacctttttaaaaaagtatttgtttctattgtatgcATATAAGCATCTTGCTTGAATATACATCTGTGCATTGCACGAATGCCTGGGCGCCtgtgggagtcagaagaggggtcagacccctggaactggaattagggatggttgtgagccaccatgtgggtgctgggaactgaaccctggtcctctgtaagagctacGAATTCTGCCATCTCTAGCTCCCTGAAActaccatttttaaaagatacatatcTCTTTAAAGgcttctacttttaatttttgggttttttttttcttttcatgagaGGGTTTcaatatgtagctctggctgtcctggagctcactatgtagaccaggctggcctcaaactcacagaagtttgcctcccaaatgctggaattaaaggtgtgggccaccactgccagtctctatttttacttttaactgtgtgtgtgtgtgtgtgtgtgtgtgtgtgagggagagagagagagagagagagagagagagagagagagagagtacaatGTCTGTGGAgcccagaaaagggcatcagatcccctggagctggagtttaggTAGTTGAgggtgtgggaactgaactcagatcttctggaagagtggcaagtgctcttagcctctgatcacctctctagccccccaGCTGCCCTTTTCAATTCCAAATGGTCACATGTCTCTCCAGCAGGGCAGGTTCTGCCGACTCAAGGAGCCTGCTCAGGACAAGCATGCTCAGCTCCACAAGTCTAACCTGGGATCGCCTCCCCTCTATCTGTTTGCATTAAATATTAACTAGATTCCAGGTAAAATTGTACTCAGAAAATACATGCAAGGTAAATATAACTCTGTAATAAGCAATGCAAACgggttttaatttaaattttttattttgcccTCTTGGGAATGAGCCTGGAGCCTCGAGCATGATAAATAAACATCCTACCACTGCTCCACATACAAGTTCCTTCCTACTAGTTCTATACTTCAAAAACCCTTTAGcgcactcatttatttatttgtgtgtgtgtatgggtgtgtgcatgctgtggcacacatgtgaaggtcagatgtTACTTGTGGGAGGTTCTGCTTTCATCTTCTGGGACCTGCGGATTGAACTCGGGTTGCCAGGCTGTCTGAAGGCTCCCGTCTCCGCTGGTCACTCTTACAGCCTCCCCCCCAGTTAAAAGCACGGTAACAGCCCTTGGGTCCGTCTCCTTGGACTCTATCCTATTCCTGTCTCTGTTGTTCCCAATTTTGAGTGTGCTTACatctgtttgtatgtttgtgcatttttgtaagtacatgtgtgtacatatgtgtacttgTGGGCAgccaagtgtcttcctcagtcattccCCACAGTACTTAATTTGAGTTAGGCCTCTGTGACAAGCCAGCCGCTACTAGGGCtcccttgcctccacctcctcagggctggagatgcaggtgtgaactgccatgccCCGCTTCTTACATGGGTGCCGGGAATCTCAACAGAGATACTCATGTGTACATGACACATGTGTCGCTGACTGAGTCATTGTCCCCCTCTCAGCCGGCCCTCAGTTCTCCTTACTCCTGTCGCAGATGTCTGTGTCCTTAAACAGTGCACTGTGCGATTTTAGTGTAGAGCCACATGTGGTACAGCAactttttgtttgcatgtttctTCTTTGTGGTGCTGAGGTTGGAGCCCAGGGCCACATGTGTGCTGGGTAAGACTCTGCTGCCAGGCTCCACCCAGCCTTCCTTTCAGCTCTCATCCTGCCCCCTTTGCAGCTTCACATGTCTCTTCTTCTCTGACTCTCCCAGCCCCTTCTGATCTGTAATTAACCCCTACTTCAGTGGTGATTGCTTATTGAAATCCTGTCGACGTGGGCCAATTCatagcctatttatttatttatttatttatttatttatttatttatttatttattatgtcttggcttttctttgtgtgtgtgcgtgtgtttgcacTCACGTCTGTGTACGCACATATTTGTGCTgctaccctcagaggccagaagagggtgctgccAGGTGCAAACCCTGAAGCTGGCGTTAAGGCAGGTGTGAGCTGAGTGTTGTGGGTatcaggaactgaactctgatccccTTAACTACTGAtgcatctcttcagcccctagatCCTCTTCAAATAAGTTCCTTCTCAATCAAAGCAATGCTGTCTCCTTGTGATATCATGGGCCAGGATGTGTGCATTCATCCCTTCCACGGTCTTTCGTGTGAAAGTGGCAATAGCTGAAGTAGCAGGCACACGACAGCTCTGTCCCCGCCGTGGGCCTCAGGTGCAGACCTGAACGGCCAGCATCAGGTGGGCTGGAGAAGGCATGCCTGCAGTATTTACACAGGAATCAGTTAGCATCCTCCCATTGCCATGAGTGTTACCGCCGGCCCCCCTGTTGCTTAGGCCCAGTCTGGGGTCTGCATTTGGCCCCTCCTTGCCTCCTGTCACTCATGCTGTCCTCTTCTGTGGCCAGTGCAGTCAATTCCAGACAGAAACGCTCTAGCTCCTGGGCCACTGCTCTAGCGGAAGCCTGGCCATCCCTTccatcttccagcctctgcagccTTGCCACACAGCAGGCCAGGACCCTGCTCTCAGtgtgactcaggcctgctccactGGGGTCGTCCAGGGGTTTCCCCTGGAGTCCACAGCACTTTCCCTTTACCTCATCCCACAGGGCCCCAACTCCGCTCCAGCCTCTTCTCTGCCATCTCCTCGTTTCTCGCTGTCCAGCTCCACAGGCCCCGTCTCTCCTGCCCCAGAGCTGTGCACTTGAGGGTCTCTTCACCTGCAGTGCTCTGGTCTCAGGAGGGCCTTCCACGACCCTCTGTCATAGCTCacagttttatttccttgttcttctctcccccttcttcaCATTCCCGTGTGCCCTGGCTCAGTGTACTCTTGCAGTGGATCATGGGGTGGCGTTGTTGTTACTGTCGAGTGGTCAGATACCCAACCAGTTAACTAAGCAATGCACATTCGGTGGCGGCTGTCAGAGCCAGCACCTAGTCTGTTCTCTgccatccttccctcctctcgCCTGGCCAGGTTACACCCCTCCGCTGTTGGCCAGtgcccagggagggagggaggcaaggaggcCAGCCAAGATACACGGGTGTTTTCTGCCTTGCCCTGAGACTAGAACCTTACTAAGAAAATTCCTGAGCAGGCCCCGTGGGATGACCCCTTTTCTGAGAGTGGTTCTTGATGGAGGACGTTGCCCCAATGTCCCCTTTGCTGTCTCGTGTTGAGGTTTGCAGCGGCACACCCTGTCAGAGGTTCTTTAGATGAAGGAATAAGGTGTGAGGACGAGTGATTCTGGAGACTGTAGTGTCTCACCACCGTGAGGACCCTGCTGACAGCCCCCTTGTCACTCAGGCCGAGCCAGTTTCTACGAGGAGTACGGTGTCATCCGTGACACGCTGCAGAACCATCTGACGGAGATCCTCACCCTGGTGGCCATGGAGCTGCCCCACAACATCAGCAGCTCGGCCGCCGTTCTGCAGCACAAGCTCCAGGCCTTCCAGGCCCTGCGGGGGCTGCAGAAGAACAGCGCCATCCTGGGCCAGTACCAGGCCTACAGTGGGCAGGTGCGCCAGGAGCTGCAGAAGCCAGACAGCTACCAGAGCCTGACACCAACCTTTGCAGGTAGGCATTAGAGCCTTCTGCGGTGGGGCCATCAACCACAAGCCCACCACCAGCTGTGGGTCCACCGACAGCAGGAAACAGCTGTCCCACCTAGTGCTCTTTGAAGCGTGGTAGCTCGGACTAACCAAGAATCTTTACAAGAGTACCTAGTGTGTGGTGATTACCACCCCCAGGCCTTCTCCATTTTAAAGCTTCAGGTCACCCACATCAACCTCCATTCAGTTCCAGAAAGGTCTCCTGAGGGCTCAGATAGGTGCCACCTTCATGGGCTGTGTATATGGCTTCCATAACATGGTAAACCTTTCTCCAGCTACAGCCAGGGAATGTCCCTGTGGACAGACACCACATTGGCCAGCAGATACCTGCTAGAGCCACCTGGAAAGTTCCAGAAGCTTTTGGGGAGAGTAGCTGGCTTCTGGCAGGAAGAGACTATGGCCATGGGACAGCCCCTATATAGAGGCCAGGCGGTGTGTGTGCCTCTTCTCAGCCCTTGCACACCCTGGAAGCAGGTACAGTTGTTGTCCTCCTTGAGGATACAAGAGGGGAGGCAAAAAGGCAAGGCTTGAATTTGTGTGTAGTATGTCAGCACCCGGCATCTGtgactgtggcatgcacacacacgcacacacacatatgcacacacacacacatgcacacatactactCCCACTCTACAAACTCTTTTTTACCGTCCCCTACCCACCTGGCTTCCGCTCACGCGTGAATTTGTTTGGCATTCCGAGGGCCTCACGCAAAGGGAACTGCCTTTTCCCATCAAGATCCAACCTGCCTCTCACCTCTTCTTTCCTACCAGAGAGCCTTCCATGGCAGGCTCCAAGCCTAGTTAGACCAGGTCTCTCAGAGGAACCTCAGAGAGCTGGTGTTATGGCCATAGAATTAACCCCACTGGCTGtttccatccctgcctgggaagaagaaatagcaGAAGGCTGAAGGCACAGCAAGACGGGCTGGGCAAGGGCATCGGGTGCAGGGTGGATGGCTTAGCGGGCTCCCAGGCTGTGGTAGCACTGTCTGCTCTCTCCCCACCTCAGGTGTCCTCGTCTACATTGACAGCCTGCGCTGGGAGGGTGTGCCTTTCATCCTGATGTCTGGCAAGGCCTTGGATGAGAGAGTGGGCTACGTTCGGATCTTGTTTAAGAACCGGGCGTACTGCACCCAGAGCGAGAGACATTGGGCATCGGAGCAGAGCCGGTGCCTGCCCCAGCAGATTGTCTTCTACATCGGACATGGAGAGCTGGGCCACCCCACCATCTTGGTCAGCCAGAACCTGTTCAAGCCCCATCTACCTACCCAGAGCTGGAAGGAGGTGCACGGCGAGCCTGGGCTCCGCCTTTTCGGCCGTCCCTTGTCTGATTACTATGCCTACAGACCTGTGCGGGAGCAAGATGCCTACTCCACCCTCTTGTCTCACATCTTCCATGGCCGAAAGGAGTCCTTCATCACCACAGAGAATCTGCTGGCCTCCTGGGTCTTCTGGACCCCCTTACTGGACAGCCTGGCCCTCGAAGTGCCACGCCTCTACCCAGGGGGTGCAGAGAATGGCCATCTGTTGGATTTTGAGTTCAGCGGTGGCCAGCTGTCCTTCTCCCAGCAGCAGCTGGAGGTGCTGATGCCAGAGCTAGGGTCAGCCCCAAAGCCCAGTGACTTCCAGGTCCTCAGGGCCCAGTATAGACAGAGCCCGCTGGTCACTGCTTGGCCAGAGGAGCTGATCTCTAGGCTAGCCAGTGACATCGAAGCCACCGCAGTGCAGTCCGTACGACTCTTTGGCAAGTTCCACCTGGCATTGTCAGGTGGGTCAAGCCCCATTGCCCTCTTCCAGCAGCTGGCCATGGGGCATTACAGCTTCCCCTGGGCCCACACACACCTGTGGCTGGTTGACGAGCGCTGTGTCCCGCTCTCAGACCCGGAATCCAACTTCCAGGGCCTGCAGGCTCACCTGCTGCAGCATGTCAGGGTTCCCTACTACAACATCCACCCCATGCCGGTGCACCTGCACCAGCGGCTTTGTGCTGAAGAGGACCAGGGTGCCCAGTCCTACGCCAGCGAGATCTCAGCCCTGGTGGCTAACAGCAGCTTTGACCTGgtactgctgggcatgggcacCGACGGGCACACAGCCTCCCTATTCCCGCAGTCCCCCGCCGGCCTAGATGGCGATCAGCTGGTGGTGCTGACGGAGAGCCCATTCAGGCCACACCAGCGCATGAGCCTCAGCCTGCCCCTCATCAACCGTGCCAAGAAGGTAGCTGTCCTGGTCATGGGGAGGACAAAACGTGAGATCACCACACTGGTGAGCCGCGTGGGCCATGAGCCCAAGAAGTGGCCCATCTCAGGCGTGCTGCCTCTTTCTGGGCAGCTTGTTTGGTACATGGATTACGAGGCCTTTCTGGGATGACAGGAGCACCCTGGCCTTAGTCACTCTTAAGCTTTCTGTCACCCGCTCAATGTGCCCCAGCTCTCTAGAGCCTGGTGCCAGAATCACGCCCCAGAGAAGGGAGGACAAAATTCTGCCCCGCTTCCTGGGCCCCCTGGTTCTGTGTAATTATGGTGCCTAGacacaaaaacaaggcagaactCGGACCTCTGCTATGGAGATGCCTTCAAACCCATCAGGAAAGAGACCCTAAGGCTTCTACCAGTTACTTGTCACTATCTACAACACAGAATAAGACAGTGGTCCTTTCACTGGTTCCTGCAGGAAGAGGGCCAGAGTTGGTGGAGAGACTCCTGGTGAATGCAGTACTCTGAGCCAGGCAAGAAGAGTAGAAACGGTCCTGAGACTTCTCCCTCCAGGCAGTCTGCCTCTTCTGGAGTCCCTTCATCCCTCTGTGCATCTAGCTGATGCCTGGTCTTCCTTCAGGCAGCGTCTGCCTGCTCTGTGCCTGACAGCCACTGCCCTCTGCATTCCCTGCTGCCCTTAGCCTCTCCCTGCACAGATACAGACACTGCCATGTCAGAAAGGTCCCCTCCCCCCGCTCCAAAATCTAAAGACCtggctccccttcccccactgagAACTGTTCCGCCATCActggaccatcaggtgtttctgCTCTGTTAGATAGGGCTCTCTGTCTGCTCCTGGGGTGGGGATTACAGTCACAGCTTCTTTCTGGGGCATGAATGGCTAGTTCCCTACACTAGGGGGCAGGCTGCATCTAGGCCTCCTCATGCTACCTCTCTTGGGCTCCAAGCCTGGCAGCTGactctgcctgtgtctcctccaCCTCTCTTCATCCTTAACCTGGTACCACTGGGAACAGGATAGGCAGCTCCTAAATTCAGCCTCCTCTGGGGCCTccgaatttttaattttttttttttttttttttaaagaaagccgGCAATGTAGAGCAACCTTCTCGGGGCACATGTAGTTTTCTTTCAGCCTCCGGTTTGGTCACGTGGACAAGGGAGGGCATAGAAGGGCTACCATGGCCCCTGCCTCACAGCCACGCTGTGTCGGTCACAGTCTCGGTGTCTTTCAAAACTTTCCCAGAGAGGGGCTTTTGTTTGATGAGGAGCATCAGGATATCTGTTTCTCTACTTTTGATTGATTGTACTTTTCTCCCAGGCAGAACATGGAAAAGACCCTCACTTTCACTAGAGATGCATGCACAGTGTAGCCTGAGCTGGGGGCTCTGTATGAAAGGCACTCTTGTTAAAATTCTGCTTTCTCTGGCCTCCAGTGACCCAGACTGACAGAACACCTCTATTGCGAGAGAGCTACCCTGGGCAGAAAGTTCACATAATGAGTGCCCTGGGGTCCTTTTCTGGCTGGGCTTGCTCACTTTTCTGGCTGGCGTCACAGGTAGTTGCGGGTGAGCTTCCACCTTTGGCCATGTGGGGGAGCCCACGCGCCACCACTCACATTCCACCCAGGCTGCAAGTTTAGTGCCAAAcgtctttcctttgtttttttttttttttggtctgccTCTCTGGCTTCTTAGCCCGAGTGCGTTCTCATCTGTTCTTTAAGGACTCAGCCCTCCAAAGGCCTTGCATGACTCGGGAGAGAGGGTGAACTGTCACCGTTCTGAATAACAGTGAGTCACTGCCCAGCCTGAGCCTAGAATGTCCTGTTCTTACCCAGAAGAATGACTCGCCTCTATCTGTGGGGAGTTGCACAGGGGAGGCCAGTGTGGGGAAATACCAAAGATTTCCTTTCCGGAAGCAAGCGCTAATAAAATCGCGTTGGAAAGATTGGCGGGAGACATTGTCAGTGTCCTTTGGCATACACCTGTGCTGCCCTTTCCCCTCTGCCCCGGGGTTAGGAAGGAGTGAAGCTCAGAGTCGGGACTGCTCTTCAGACCTTGTGGACCATCGTCCATGGCAAGCAGTGTGCTTTACGTCACCAGTTAGTTACACAGTCTGTGTCTTCAGTATCAGGAAGGAATTCTCAGCCTTGGGACCTGGAATaccctgaattttctattttccattaaaAGAAATTGTTGCTTGCAAACGACTCACGTTGAGTTGATTACAGTGTGAAGAAGACAGCCTTGGCCAGTTTCCTGCCTGTCTGGACGTGGAGATCTGAGGCTGGGAAGAGAGGTCTCTGGGGAGAGGGGGACGTACGGTCACTTGTGTCTGGGACACAGCCTTCCTTCCTCGCAGTCCGCTTCCATCAGGCTCTCCCAGTGACGTGAGGTCCCTGCTGCCGCTGTGGGGACCTCGCCTGGGCTGGCTCAGAGCCAGTGGATGCTGCTGCCTGCATCCCCATCGTTCCCATGGGGATAGGGGAGAGGGGATGAAACAGCAGAAGCGGAAGCCTGCCCCTTGCTTGGGTGGCTCTCGGGTGTCCCCTGCGGACCAGCAGATACTAAACTCTGTGCACAGGCACACCTTGTGCTGGTGACAACCCAGTTTGCTGCCGGTGGGACCTCAGTGACTGATGGTTGGAAATAAGTCCAGTGGCAACCAGGAACTGTTGGATTCTAGAGCCCGTTCCCAGCAGCCCGGGaacctgatttttgtttgtttgtttgttgttgttttttcagaggacccacaaGGGCATCCCATGGTAGAGTCAGGCTCCCTGAATGAGCCCTTCATGGGAAGGACATAGGGACATATGAATGACAGAAGGAGCCTTTGGGGTGACATGCCAGTTAGCATTTCCAGCACAAACACTGATGCTTGTGATAGGCTTCTGGGTGTCACAAACTGGATTCTGATTTCCAGTTTCCTGGGCAAATGTTCCTGCTAATTAATTGCATGTTAAATGGTCCCATCCTCTTaatcttctgcttctttttttatgatttttcccttattttacatgcattggtgttttgcctgcgtatgtgtctgtgtgagggtgtcagatcccttggaactagttacagacagttgtgagctgccatgtgggtgttgggaattgaacctgggtcctctggaagagcagacagtgctcttaaccactgagccatctctccagcccatattcCCGGCTTCTACTCACTCCACAAAACAACCCTCTTCTCACTTTGGCCCCCAAATTCTCAGTGTACTCAGAGCTCCCTCCCTGTTCTTGGACCAGTACCTTGGCCCTTTCCCCCAACAGCTTGATCTCCTGGTTCTTGGTTGcctacttcccttcttcccccatccTGACCTAGAGCCAGGGGTGTGTGGTGGAGAAGGGAATGAAGAAGCTTCCAGAAAACCTAACTGGGGCTATTTCTTGGAATTTCATTTTCaggaattttgttttttgtctcctACAGAGTGTGTGCAGTCCCACAGAGTGTGTGCAGCCCCACAGAATGTGTGCAGCCCCACAGAGTGTGTGCAGCCCCACAGAGTGTGTACAGCCCCACAGAGTGGCTGTGCAGCAGATCCCCAGCTGTGTTTTTATCTTAAACATCTGGGGCTCCCGCAGGCCTCAGTCCGTTGGTAGAAAAAAACCACCTGGCAACATCCAGTGTCAGGGGACGAGCCACAAGTTGTGGAATGAAGTCACATTGGTTGGCCGAAGTGGTCAGCACCTGCCTGCCCTGGGAATGACACTCCAGAGGAACCAAGGGCTTGAACAAACTGCTGTCCCAGGTGTCACAGATTGCACGGGTCATGAGGCTGTCTGCTGGCCAAACTGGAGGAAACAGGCCCCTCCACTCTGCTCTCCCGCCCTCCAGCTCCCAACTCTCCTGAGGCAGGCAGTGCTGCACCAGAGCCACAGTCCGCAAGGTCGTACCGTTGCCCAGGGACCTTGGCACTTGAAGACATGCTCATGGCTTGGTTTGGCAGCATATCCATGAGGGAAAGGATTGTATTCAGGAGTTAGTCAGAACCCAACCCGAACCGGCAGTTAGTCAGGGTGGGTCTGCACTGCCCTGTCTGGGTCTGCTTTAATTGAAGTGGCCAGGGATGCACAGCTGCAGATGAGAGTCATCCGTCCTGGACTCAGCCCTGGCTGCACTTAACCTTGAGCCCTTCAGAACC harbors:
- the H6pd gene encoding GDH/6PGL endoplasmic bifunctional protein isoform X3, which translates into the protein MLVAAMYLALLGCLQAQEFKGHVSIILLGATGDLAKKYLWQGLFQLYLDEAGKGHSFSFHGAALTAPEQGQKLMGKALESLSCPKDLAPSHCDELKGQFLQLSQYRQLKTAEDYQTLNKDIETQVQQDGLWEAGRIFYFSVPPFAYADIARNINSSCRPHPGAWLRVVFEKPFGHDHLSAQQLASELGSFFQEEEMYRVDHYLGKQAVAQILPFRDQNRKALDGLWDRHHVERVEIVLKETVDAKGRASFYEEYGVIRDTLQNHLTEILTLVAMELPHNISSSAAVLQHKLQAFQALRGLQKNSAILGQYQAYSGQVRQELQKPDSYQSLTPTFAGVLVYIDSLRWEGVPFILMSGKALDERVGYVRILFKNRAYCTQSERHWASEQSRCLPQQIVFYIGHGELGHPTILVSQNLFKPHLPTQSWKEVHGEPGLRLFGRPLSDYYAYRPVREQDAYSTLLSHIFHGRKESFITTENLLASWVFWTPLLDSLALEVPRLYPGGAENGHLLDFEFSGGQLSFSQQQLEVLMPELGSAPKPSDFQVLRAQYRQSPLVTAWPEELISRLASDIEATAVQSVRLFGKFHLALSGGSSPIALFQQLAMGHYSFPWAHTHLWLVDERCVPLSDPESNFQGLQAHLLQHVRVPYYNIHPMPVHLHQRLCAEEDQGAQSYASEISALVANSSFDLVLLGMGTDGHTASLFPQSPAGLDGDQLVVLTESPFRPHQRMSLSLPLINRAKKVAVLVMGRTKREITTLVSRVGHEPKKWPISGVLPLSGQLVWYMDYEAFLG
- the H6pd gene encoding GDH/6PGL endoplasmic bifunctional protein isoform X2, with product MKYPKIWKMLVAAMYLALLGCLQAQEFKGHVSIILLGATGDLAKKYLWQGLFQLYLDEAGKGHSFSFHGAALTAPEQGQKLMGKALESLSCPKDLAPSHCDELKGQFLQLSQYRQLKTAEDYQTLNKDIETQVQQDGLWEAGRIFYFSVPPFAYADIARNINSSCRPHPGAWLRVVFEKPFGHDHLSAQQLASELGSFFQEEEMYRVDHYLGKQAVAQILPFRDQNRKALDGLWDRHHVERVEIVLKETVDAKGRASFYEEYGVIRDTLQNHLTEILTLVAMELPHNISSSAAVLQHKLQAFQALRGLQKNSAILGQYQAYSGQVRQELQKPDSYQSLTPTFAGVLVYIDSLRWEGVPFILMSGKALDERVGYVRILFKNRAYCTQSERHWASEQSRCLPQQIVFYIGHGELGHPTILVSQNLFKPHLPTQSWKEVHGEPGLRLFGRPLSDYYAYRPVREQDAYSTLLSHIFHGRKESFITTENLLASWVFWTPLLDSLALEVPRLYPGGAENGHLLDFEFSGGQLSFSQQQLEVLMPELGSAPKPSDFQVLRAQYRQSPLVTAWPEELISRLASDIEATAVQSVRLFGKFHLALSGGSSPIALFQQLAMGHYSFPWAHTHLWLVDERCVPLSDPESNFQGLQAHLLQHVRVPYYNIHPMPVHLHQRLCAEEDQGAQSYASEISALVANSSFDLVLLGMGTDGHTASLFPQSPAGLDGDQLVVLTESPFRPHQRMSLSLPLINRAKKVAVLVMGRTKREITTLVSRVGHEPKKWPISGVLPLSGQLVWYMDYEAFLG
- the H6pd gene encoding GDH/6PGL endoplasmic bifunctional protein isoform X1, with protein sequence MLSRKYPKIWKMLVAAMYLALLGCLQAQEFKGHVSIILLGATGDLAKKYLWQGLFQLYLDEAGKGHSFSFHGAALTAPEQGQKLMGKALESLSCPKDLAPSHCDELKGQFLQLSQYRQLKTAEDYQTLNKDIETQVQQDGLWEAGRIFYFSVPPFAYADIARNINSSCRPHPGAWLRVVFEKPFGHDHLSAQQLASELGSFFQEEEMYRVDHYLGKQAVAQILPFRDQNRKALDGLWDRHHVERVEIVLKETVDAKGRASFYEEYGVIRDTLQNHLTEILTLVAMELPHNISSSAAVLQHKLQAFQALRGLQKNSAILGQYQAYSGQVRQELQKPDSYQSLTPTFAGVLVYIDSLRWEGVPFILMSGKALDERVGYVRILFKNRAYCTQSERHWASEQSRCLPQQIVFYIGHGELGHPTILVSQNLFKPHLPTQSWKEVHGEPGLRLFGRPLSDYYAYRPVREQDAYSTLLSHIFHGRKESFITTENLLASWVFWTPLLDSLALEVPRLYPGGAENGHLLDFEFSGGQLSFSQQQLEVLMPELGSAPKPSDFQVLRAQYRQSPLVTAWPEELISRLASDIEATAVQSVRLFGKFHLALSGGSSPIALFQQLAMGHYSFPWAHTHLWLVDERCVPLSDPESNFQGLQAHLLQHVRVPYYNIHPMPVHLHQRLCAEEDQGAQSYASEISALVANSSFDLVLLGMGTDGHTASLFPQSPAGLDGDQLVVLTESPFRPHQRMSLSLPLINRAKKVAVLVMGRTKREITTLVSRVGHEPKKWPISGVLPLSGQLVWYMDYEAFLG